One genomic window of Burkholderia diffusa includes the following:
- a CDS encoding indolepyruvate ferredoxin oxidoreductase family protein, translated as MTARLPVDGTPALSDYRLTDNLTATRGRIFLTGTQALVRLLLMQRASDTAQGLNTAGFVSGYRGSPLGMVDQQLWKAKKLLDGSSVRFLPAINEELGGTAVLGTQRVEADPERTVDGVYAMWYGKGPGVDRAGDALKHGNAYGSSPHGGVLVVAGDDHGCVSSSMPHQSDFAMIAWHMPVVNPSNIADMLEFGLYGWALSRFSGAWVGFKAISETVESGSTVDLDALQTQWPAPAGFTPPAGGLHNRWPDLPSLTIEARLAAKLDAVRHFARTNSIDKWIAPSAHANVGIVTCGKAHLDLMEALRRLDLTVADLEAAGVRIYKVGLSYPLEMTRIETFVDGLSEVLVIEEKGPVIEQQIKDYLYNRADGARPRVLGKHDAEGACLLSELGELRPSRILPVFATWLARHKPALDRRERVVDLVAPQILSNEADAVKRTPYFCSGCPHNTSTKVPEGSIAQAGIGCHFMASWMERDTTGLIQMGGEGVDWAAHAMFTNTKHVFQNLGDGTYFHSGILAIRQAVAAKANITYKILYNDAVAMTGGQPVDGSISVPQIARQVEAEGVSRFVVVSDEPEKYDGHHGLFPKGTTFHHRSELDAVQRELRETPGVTVLIYDQTCAAEKRRRRKKGEFPDPDKRLFINDAVCEGCGDCGVQSNCLSVEPLETPLGRKRRIDQSSCNKDYSCVNGFCPSFVTVEGAALKKAAGAAFDEAALAVRVDALPVPATHLDAAPYDMLVTGVGGTGVVTVGALISMAAHLEGKSASVLDFMGFAQKGGSVLSFVRIASSDRWLNQVRIDTQQADVLLACDMVVGASAEALQTVRHERTRIVVNTHRIPNASFVQNPDANLHADALLEKMHHAAGEGYLSSCDAQALAAKFLGDSIGANILMLGYAWQLGLVPVSLAAMMRAIELNNVAVPMNKLAFAIGRMAAGDAAGLDALWNARHAVAAHAAPETLDELIADREARLDAYGGARYVERYRALVSAARAKGDDALTRAVATTFYRLLAVKDEYEVARLYADGAFRSALEAQFEGVPGQDYRVKFNLAPPTVAKAGRDGSVPKKRVFGQWMWPVLGTLARVRGLRGTWLDPFGRTVERRMERALADDYETTLTRALAATTASNAAQVAQLADLHARVRGFGHVKVRNLAGVKRAERELALQLGIDAATSAAVQHALDEMKGAGMLKGIPVVVAK; from the coding sequence ATGACCGCCCGACTGCCCGTCGACGGCACGCCCGCGCTATCCGACTACCGCCTGACCGACAACCTGACCGCCACGCGCGGCCGGATCTTCCTGACCGGCACGCAGGCGCTGGTGCGCCTGCTGCTGATGCAGCGCGCGTCCGACACCGCGCAGGGCCTGAACACGGCCGGCTTCGTCAGCGGCTACCGCGGCTCGCCGCTCGGGATGGTCGACCAGCAGCTGTGGAAGGCGAAGAAACTGCTCGACGGCAGCAGCGTGCGCTTCCTGCCCGCGATCAACGAGGAACTCGGCGGCACGGCCGTGCTCGGGACGCAGCGCGTCGAAGCCGACCCCGAACGCACGGTCGATGGCGTGTATGCGATGTGGTACGGCAAGGGCCCCGGCGTCGACCGCGCCGGCGACGCGCTGAAGCACGGCAACGCATATGGCTCGTCGCCGCACGGCGGCGTGCTGGTGGTGGCGGGCGACGACCACGGCTGCGTGTCGTCGTCGATGCCGCACCAGAGCGACTTCGCAATGATCGCGTGGCACATGCCGGTCGTGAACCCGTCGAACATCGCCGACATGCTCGAGTTCGGCCTGTACGGCTGGGCGCTGTCGCGCTTCTCGGGTGCGTGGGTCGGCTTCAAGGCGATCTCGGAGACCGTCGAATCGGGCTCGACCGTCGATCTCGACGCGCTGCAGACGCAATGGCCGGCGCCGGCGGGCTTCACGCCGCCGGCGGGCGGTCTGCACAATCGCTGGCCCGACCTGCCGAGCCTCACGATCGAGGCGCGCCTCGCGGCGAAGCTCGACGCGGTGCGCCACTTCGCGCGCACCAACAGCATCGACAAGTGGATCGCGCCGAGTGCGCACGCGAACGTCGGCATCGTCACGTGCGGCAAGGCGCACCTCGACCTGATGGAAGCGCTGCGCCGGCTCGATCTCACCGTCGCCGACCTGGAAGCGGCCGGCGTGCGGATCTACAAGGTCGGCCTGTCGTATCCGCTCGAGATGACCCGGATCGAAACCTTCGTCGACGGCCTGTCGGAAGTGCTCGTGATCGAAGAGAAGGGCCCGGTGATCGAGCAGCAGATCAAGGACTACCTGTACAACCGCGCGGACGGCGCGCGCCCGCGCGTGCTCGGCAAGCACGACGCCGAAGGCGCGTGCCTGCTGTCCGAACTCGGCGAGCTGCGCCCGTCGCGCATTCTGCCGGTGTTCGCCACCTGGCTCGCGCGACACAAGCCGGCGCTCGATCGCCGCGAGCGCGTCGTCGATCTCGTTGCGCCGCAGATCCTGTCGAACGAAGCGGACGCGGTGAAGCGCACGCCGTACTTCTGCTCGGGCTGCCCGCACAACACGTCGACGAAGGTGCCGGAAGGCTCGATCGCGCAGGCCGGCATCGGCTGCCACTTCATGGCATCGTGGATGGAGCGCGACACGACGGGCCTGATCCAGATGGGCGGCGAGGGCGTCGACTGGGCCGCGCACGCGATGTTCACCAACACGAAGCACGTGTTCCAGAACCTGGGCGACGGCACTTACTTCCACTCGGGCATCCTCGCGATCCGCCAGGCGGTCGCCGCGAAGGCGAACATCACGTACAAGATTCTCTACAACGATGCGGTCGCGATGACGGGCGGCCAGCCGGTCGACGGCAGCATCTCGGTGCCGCAGATCGCACGGCAGGTCGAGGCGGAAGGCGTGTCGCGCTTCGTCGTGGTGTCCGACGAACCGGAGAAGTACGACGGTCATCACGGCCTGTTTCCGAAGGGCACGACGTTCCATCACCGCAGCGAACTCGACGCGGTGCAGCGCGAGCTGCGCGAGACGCCGGGCGTCACCGTGCTGATCTACGACCAGACCTGCGCGGCCGAAAAGCGTCGCCGCCGCAAGAAGGGCGAGTTCCCCGACCCGGACAAGCGCCTGTTCATCAACGACGCGGTGTGCGAAGGCTGCGGCGACTGCGGCGTGCAGTCGAACTGCCTGTCGGTCGAGCCGCTCGAGACGCCGCTGGGCCGCAAGCGCCGCATCGACCAATCGTCGTGCAACAAGGACTACTCGTGCGTGAACGGCTTTTGCCCGAGCTTCGTGACGGTCGAAGGCGCGGCGCTGAAAAAGGCCGCGGGCGCGGCGTTCGACGAGGCGGCGCTCGCCGTGCGCGTCGACGCGCTGCCGGTGCCCGCGACGCATCTCGACGCGGCGCCGTACGACATGCTCGTGACGGGCGTGGGCGGCACGGGCGTCGTGACGGTCGGCGCGCTGATCAGCATGGCCGCGCACCTCGAAGGCAAGAGCGCGTCGGTGCTCGACTTCATGGGCTTCGCGCAGAAGGGCGGCTCGGTGCTGTCGTTCGTGCGGATCGCGTCGAGCGACCGGTGGCTGAACCAGGTGCGCATCGACACGCAGCAGGCCGACGTGCTGCTTGCGTGCGACATGGTCGTCGGCGCGAGCGCCGAGGCGCTGCAGACGGTGCGCCACGAGCGCACGCGGATCGTCGTCAACACGCACCGGATTCCGAACGCGTCGTTCGTGCAGAACCCCGACGCGAACCTGCACGCGGACGCGCTGCTCGAAAAAATGCACCATGCGGCCGGTGAAGGCTACCTGTCGAGCTGCGACGCGCAGGCGCTCGCCGCGAAATTCCTCGGCGATTCGATCGGCGCGAACATCCTGATGCTCGGCTATGCATGGCAGCTCGGCCTCGTGCCGGTGTCGCTCGCCGCGATGATGCGCGCGATCGAGCTGAACAACGTCGCGGTGCCGATGAACAAGCTCGCGTTCGCGATCGGCCGGATGGCGGCCGGCGACGCGGCGGGCCTCGATGCGTTGTGGAACGCGCGTCATGCGGTGGCCGCCCACGCCGCGCCGGAGACGCTCGACGAGCTGATCGCCGATCGCGAAGCGCGCCTCGATGCATACGGCGGCGCGCGTTACGTCGAGCGCTACCGCGCGCTGGTGAGCGCGGCGCGAGCGAAGGGTGACGATGCGCTGACGCGGGCCGTCGCGACGACGTTCTACCGGCTGCTGGCAGTGAAGGACGAATACGAGGTCGCGCGACTGTATGCGGACGGTGCGTTCCGCTCGGCGCTCGAAGCGCAGTTCGAAGGCGTGCCGGGGCAGGACTATCGCGTGAAGTTCAACCTGGCGCCGCCGACCGTCGCGAAGGCGGGGCGCGACGGCAGCGTGCCGAAGAAGCGCGTGTTCGGCCAGTGGATGTGGCCGGTGCTCGGCACGCTCGCGCGCGTGCGCGGCCTGCGCGGCACGTGGCTCGATCCGTTCGGCCGCACGGTCGAGCGCAGGATGGAGCGCGCGCTCGCGGACGACTACGAGACGACGCTCACGCGCGCGCTCGCCGCGACGACTGCCTCCAATGCGGCGCAGGTCGCGCAACTGGCCGACCTGCACGCCCGCGTGCGCGGCTTCGGTCACGTGAAGGTGCGCAACCTCGCGGGCGTGAAGCGTGCGGAGCGCGAGCTCGCGCTGCAACTTGGCATCGATGCCGCGACAAGCGCGGCCGTGCAGCATGCGCTCGACGAGATGAAGGGCGCGGGGATGCTGAAGGGAATCCCGGTCGTGGTCGCGAAGTAA
- a CDS encoding sugar O-acetyltransferase, whose amino-acid sequence MTNDDRTTIIARRTPESAAMRAELKRTMAITARLNRLTFDDADEVRALFGELIGKPMDDGFLLIPPFYATGGADTQIGRNVFVNQNCTFYDLGGLYIGDDVMIGPNVSLITSGHPVEPSRRRDAVVARPITIGRNVWIGAGATIIGGVTVGDNSVVGAGAVVTRDVPANTLVGGNPARIIRSIAE is encoded by the coding sequence ATGACGAACGACGATCGCACCACGATCATTGCCCGACGCACGCCGGAATCGGCCGCGATGCGTGCGGAGCTCAAGCGGACGATGGCGATCACCGCGCGGCTCAACCGTCTGACGTTCGACGATGCGGACGAAGTCCGGGCGTTGTTCGGAGAACTGATCGGCAAGCCGATGGACGACGGCTTCCTGCTGATCCCGCCGTTCTATGCGACGGGCGGCGCCGACACGCAGATCGGCCGCAACGTGTTCGTCAATCAGAACTGCACGTTCTACGACCTCGGCGGCCTCTACATCGGCGACGACGTGATGATCGGCCCGAACGTCAGCCTCATCACGTCGGGCCATCCGGTCGAGCCGTCCCGCCGACGCGACGCCGTCGTCGCCCGGCCGATCACGATCGGGCGCAACGTGTGGATCGGCGCGGGCGCGACGATCATCGGCGGTGTGACGGTTGGCGACAACTCGGTGGTCGGCGCGGGTGCCGTCGTGACGCGCGACGTTCCGGCGAATACGCTGGTCGGCGGAAACCCGGCGCGGATCATCCGTTCGATTGCCGAGTGA